The Mytilus edulis chromosome 4, xbMytEdul2.2, whole genome shotgun sequence nucleotide sequence CTCTGGGTTGCTGTTTCAGCTACACATGAGTACTCCCCTTCGTCCTCGGGAGACAGACAGTCCAAATATAACTTTGATTTAGTAAAACCGAGTCCTATCAATGCTCCTCTTTTCTCGTTTAATATTTCCTCAACAAATAATTCGTCGTTTTTATAATCTCTTGATGGACCCTGgattaaaataaaagattatgAAATAGTGATCCTCGTTTTACAAAAAGTAATGGTGCAAGCAGGTTGGTTCCACATTTTACCAGAAATGATATTAAAATCGATACGAAAATAAAGCTTCAATCCACCTTTCCCTTAatgtattctaatttttgaattaaaacacTAAGCTGTGATTACAATTACAATCATTTAAAACTTTCCTTCTGAAATTATCAAATGGTTTTTGAAACAGCTTAATTCTATGGTACGTGAATGCAAAACAATCaatcgaaatataaaaaaaaagcaaaacaaaacttttaaaagtttaatctttCTAGATTGAATTCCTGattaaaaagataataaaaattcatttaatacTTGTATAGAATAATTACCTGTTGAATTCTTATACCATTCTTCAGCCAGTGAATTGATGCTGCTGGTTTCCCGCCAGCTTGACATTCCAATACAATGTCTTCGTGTGCTGTTCCTATCGTTTCGCTAGGCAAGTCTTCGCCAGTcttgaaaaataatttattgtcTTCGGTCGTTCGCTTTTCTGTAATTGAAAAAGAACATTGTGAATTATTTCGAACTTTATTCGTTgaattaattttcataaaatataataaaagaaaactgTCGAAAACAAAAATCGTTAATTTCTAATGTCTCAAAACGTCTTAACATTTAAAAGTACAAATGAATGCGTTTAAAACTTTCAATTTAATCTCCAGACGATATTGTTATAAACAATTCAATAACttcaaaagcaagaaaatgaTTGTATTATCTTACCTTTTGCCAGCCGTTTTACTTCCCGAAATAGATTGTCATTACTCTGAAAGAGAAAAAAGATGTCAGGTCAAACAAGTACACATTACCTACTTGGAACAGTTCCCACCAGgttaaataacacaaatatactTATAGGTCAAATATCGTCAAATAAGGAGTGGTTAAGACAGTGAATTATGAGCATACTTAGAAAACGTACAATGCGGACGTGATGAATGACTTTTGTCActactataaaaaataaaacaaaaaatactacAATAAAACTAGAAAATCTCAAAATTGTATGTTTGATGTTTTACCTTTTAAAATTCCATAACAATTGAAATTTGAATGTCAATCGtaaaatatcttcaaaaataAATTCTTTATAAGATAAATACAGGTACTTACCAAATATCGTCCGAATGATAGAGTTGAGCAAAAAAGAAAGGAAATCAAAATCCTTATTACAGTTGTAGAGATTCCCATTGAAAAATAGCTATTTATAtaatctgaaataaataaataaaaagagttAGTATAATTTAGTATGATCATACATTCTACTATAAACTTTTTTGaaacatatatttgtaaatattaaactCAACAAGCATTAAATTTCTTATATTAACTATATGATAAATTtgggtatatatattttttcaatattagaAATTGTTATTTCTTTTGGGCTAGTATAAGTTTTTCTGATATTGTTCACTATAATATGACCTTCGTTTGATGGGTCTATATATTCATCGTTAAAACATGTGTGCTGAGCTTTGGTTGCTAGCTTTTATGTTACAGTACCTATCCTATATCTATGTTTGTTAAAATCTAAGTAccatttttaaacaattatttgaaaaaaaaacaatttaaatgcaGTTTAATACAATATCGGTAATGTCCaatttatactacatgtattactaaTATCGAAATTGGCTCTTCTTTTAAAGCTCTTTTTATGCTCTCAAAAGATTGCTATTTTGGGATTTCCAACTTTTAGCTTCGACCAAACTTGAGGAATATTCCAGAACCacgtgttggttttttttcttcagctgACTTCAATATCTTGTCAAGAAGCATAGGCAATAATACAATACTTCATAAATCATTAAAGTTatcatcattcatttttttataacaatatgatttaataaaaaaaaaaatatataaaaatagcatgaagtatatattttttttaagatatatcTTTTCAAGTACAACGAACTAAATAAAGATATTGATAAAAGTCAATTCAAAGAATTGGACTTTTGCGTATATAAAATACCTAACGCAAGATTGCATCATCTTcaattaatattcaaatattaattttaacttaCCTTAATTTACAGAGATCACTTGTTTCTAGTTTAATATAATTCCTTTAGTTTCTTTCTAGaaaaaatccaaaattccaaTATAAAAGTAAGTTCTGATTTTTTACACTGTAAATTTAATATTAGTATGTATGTTCAGACTCTGAATAAGTTTTATAATCACTAGTTCCAACAATACCAATTTTATATCAGAATTGCCTTCTTGGTGACGTCACTCATTGCGCCCACGTGCCTGAAATATGTCACGCTTAAATTGGTGTGATTTTACTGGCCATACTATTGGCTACTTGGTCCCGAGGGTGTCACCAAAAATGTCTAATGCCATTCATTATGATGATATCGGAAGTAGAAATTTCCTTATATGTG carries:
- the LOC139519482 gene encoding zwei Ig domain protein zig-4-like, with amino-acid sequence MGISTTVIRILISFLFCSTLSFGRYLSNDNLFREVKRLAKEKRTTEDNKLFFKTGEDLPSETIGTAHEDIVLECQAGGKPAASIHWLKNGIRIQQGPSRDYKNDELFVEEILNEKRGALIGLGFTKSKLYLDCLSPEDEGEYSCVAETATQRIVQTTQVSVVGQFESKAHEKCIVKKSIHSASARIFLWTSHRVEISGASVQLMCRVEGSPSPVVSWVTPRGKEISHPTEKYEVLSNGDLLIRNISWKDMGSYTCSCTNDAGVDEISTFLYPTRRRS